From Desulfuromonadaceae bacterium:
GTGGTTTCCTTGTAATCATCTTCAGCATCGTCCATGACGCCACCGGAATCTTCATCAAAGACGAGCACCTGGGTACCGTAAACACGGCCTCTCATCAATTTGAAATTCACCCCGGCGGCGAAGTTTTCACCGAAGGTGAAACCGTAGGTGATGGGCACTTCGACGTGGCCGAAACCGTTCAATTGAACGGTGGTGGTGTTGTTTGCAAGGCTTCCGCCAGTAACCGGAAGCCCGGTTTCGGGGTCAGTGACTGTATTCCCATCGGCAAAATTAGCGATGTTGGACAGCAGGTTGACCGCTTCAGTCAACGTCGCCAGGTCGATTCCTTCCTGGCGCGCGACATAGTCGAGCGACTGGATCGCTGCTGAATTGTAGCCCGCTGAGATCAACTGTGCTCCCATGGCGGACGTAATGACGAGCTGCTGACCATCTCCTGGCTCGGCAGTGATGATCTTCGTACTCAGAATGGAAGAATTATAGCCAAGCGTCGAAGCAAAGCCAAGATTTACAGTGTCGACATTCAGAACCTGCCCCGCGGCCTGGACAAAACTGTGAACGCCGATACCGAATGAGCCAATGCGCAAGTTAAGGCCGCCGTTAACGCTGGTAATCACAGCGTTCCCTTCATCGTCCAGACCTGAAATACTACTGACCAGGTTAATCAGATCGGCGAGGTCACTGGCATTTTGTACACCGTTGTCACTCAGTCCTTGATAGTCGATATCCGCCAATTCATCCAGATAGGTGCCAAATTCGTTGGTTAGCCGATAGCCCCCTGCCGCGCTGAGCGCCAGCCCCCAGTCTTTACGACCGAGGTTGTTGTTGTCGCTGGCAAACTTTTTGCCGTTAGCATCCATTTTGCCGAAGAAACCAAAGGCGGCGGGATTGTAATATTGCGCGGTATTATTGTCGACCGAGGCGACGTTGGCTCCGCCCATTCCCATGGCGCGGGGACCAACCATAAACGTGTCGAGTGCCAGCGCCGGGGCGGCGCACAGGACAATGACGATGACAAGCATCTGGAGCGTGAAACGTTTGCTGAAAACCATAAAGCCTCCTCCTTCAAATGAAAACGTTGTGGGGTGAACGACATCCGAAAAGTAATAACATGAGCGAAATATAACCGAGATCATGAGGTCTTTTCAAGCGATTTTTGGGGAGAAATACGTCCGTCAAGAAAAGCATGGATATTTTCCAGCCCCGCCAACGCTCCGACCGGTAAGCTGATATGCGGTGGTGCGACCGAGGATTCACGCGGGTTGATGCGAACGACCAGAACATCGGGGTGTTCCCCGAGACGTTCACTGAGGAAGCGAATGGTCGGAATAGCCGTCCCCGCGCCGAGCTCGACGACGACCGTTGGGCGGTTGTGGTTGCGTTGCAAAAAAGAGTCGAAACGTTCCTCCTGGCGGGCGGTTCGGTCTGAAATCCACGCATAATCGCCAAACATCAAAACATTTGGACGGGCCGTTTTTTTGCAGTAACGGCAGGCGGGGATGTGCCCGGCACGCATTGTTTCGCTATTGATCGGAATCTCTTCATTGTGCGGCCAGATATTCGATGAGCAGGGAGTGGTACATTGCAGGTGGTGGATCGAGCCATGGACTTCGAGGATGGTGTCCTCGGTAAAGCCTGCTTTCTGAAATTGTCCGTCCACATTGGAGGTGACAACAAAGGTGTCAAGGTTGAAACGTTGGCTCCAGTCTTTCAGCAGCGCAAAGCCGTGATGGGGCTCAGTCGCGCGATAAAGATTGGTGCGATGACCGTAGAAGCCCCAGCCGAAGGCCGGATCGCGGTCGAAATGCTCTGGATTGGCGGCGCCGATAAAGTTGATGCCGAGCTGTTCATAGATGGGGTAGGCGTTCCAGAAGCCGTGACTGCCCCGAAAATCAGGCAACCCGGAATCGACCCCCATGCCGGCCCCGGCGGTAACAATGAGTGTGGATGCTTCAGCGAGTGCGGTTGCGATTCTTGCGTAACGATCGTGCAGATCAGTTTGCATCGAAATCCTCCCGGCCTAATCTTCGCGAACTTTCCCGCGTAACGCCTTGATGTGCCCTTTTTTAACTTTTGCGTCTGTTTTACGTGCTTTTGAGGCGTTGGTCGGTCTGGTCGGGCGCCGTTTTTTTGGTTCCACGGTTACGTCGCGAATCAGGGCACGCAGGCGGTCAAGCGCGTCTTCCTTGTTCATTTCCTGACTGCGGCTGGGTTGGGCCTTGATGATGATCGTCCCGCTACTGGTGATGCGCTGGTCGCTCAACGCCAACAGGCGGGCCTTGATGACGGCGGGCAAAGATGATGCGTTAATGTCGAAAAAAAGCACCACCGCGCTGGAAACCTTGTTGACGTTCTGTCCCCCCGCACCTTGAGCACGTACCGCTTTGAAGGTAATCTCACTCTCGGGGAGGGTAATGTCCGGGGTAATTTCAAGCATCGCACGCCTTCGGCAACAGTAGCGCTCCGTTGATGAAGAGAAAAAGGGCCGCGCAGTGGCACGGCCCGGAAAATGTCAACAACGCGACGATTCAGCAGTGAATCTACTTCTCCTGATCTTGCGGCTCTTCCGCTGCGGAATTGGTGGGCGTCGGCTTATTGGTCGACGGTTCCTGCACCGGTTCCGTTTCGCGCAGCGTTTGAATTTCTTCTTCGAGCCTGGCGGCATCCTGCTTCAGGTCGTCGATGCGCTGAAAAATTGCGTTGACCATTTCGTCCTTGAGAATGTTTTTCTTGTCCGCGGTGCGGGCGTCGTCAATGAACTTTCCCAGGTCGGTA
This genomic window contains:
- the traF gene encoding conjugal transfer protein TraF, whose amino-acid sequence is MVFSKRFTLQMLVIVIVLCAAPALALDTFMVGPRAMGMGGANVASVDNNTAQYYNPAAFGFFGKMDANGKKFASDNNNLGRKDWGLALSAAGGYRLTNEFGTYLDELADIDYQGLSDNGVQNASDLADLINLVSSISGLDDEGNAVITSVNGGLNLRIGSFGIGVHSFVQAAGQVLNVDTVNLGFASTLGYNSSILSTKIITAEPGDGQQLVITSAMGAQLISAGYNSAAIQSLDYVARQEGIDLATLTEAVNLLSNIANFADGNTVTDPETGLPVTGGSLANNTTTVQLNGFGHVEVPITYGFTFGENFAAGVNFKLMRGRVYGTQVLVFDEDSGGVMDDAEDDYKETTSFGVDLGLMARFPMLNIGLVGRNLNKPEFDGFTKTTLLSNGQTVTATYDDVTLDPQVTAGIAFMPFETLTLEVDYDLTKNDTILTRPGYTYQTQNLSVGLEWDAFRFLALRVGAYQNLAESDAELNFTGGLGLNLWAVRLDIGGVYSTEEVEYDGDKAPKELQVAGMLSIDF
- a CDS encoding NAD-dependent deacetylase, giving the protein MQTDLHDRYARIATALAEASTLIVTAGAGMGVDSGLPDFRGSHGFWNAYPIYEQLGINFIGAANPEHFDRDPAFGWGFYGHRTNLYRATEPHHGFALLKDWSQRFNLDTFVVTSNVDGQFQKAGFTEDTILEVHGSIHHLQCTTPCSSNIWPHNEEIPINSETMRAGHIPACRYCKKTARPNVLMFGDYAWISDRTARQEERFDSFLQRNHNRPTVVVELGAGTAIPTIRFLSERLGEHPDVLVVRINPRESSVAPPHISLPVGALAGLENIHAFLDGRISPQKSLEKTS
- the arfB gene encoding aminoacyl-tRNA hydrolase; amino-acid sequence: MLEITPDITLPESEITFKAVRAQGAGGQNVNKVSSAVVLFFDINASSLPAVIKARLLALSDQRITSSGTIIIKAQPSRSQEMNKEDALDRLRALIRDVTVEPKKRRPTRPTNASKARKTDAKVKKGHIKALRGKVRED